Proteins encoded by one window of Dialister pneumosintes:
- the rpsS gene encoding 30S ribosomal protein S19, which translates to MSRSIKKGPFVAFSLVKKIDALNDANEKKIVKTWSRASTILPSFVGHTIAVHDGRKHVPVYVTEDMVGHKLGEFAPTRTFKGHNKSDQAMAK; encoded by the coding sequence GTGTCCAGATCTATTAAGAAGGGCCCGTTTGTAGCGTTCTCTCTTGTAAAAAAGATTGATGCTCTCAACGATGCTAACGAAAAGAAAATTGTAAAAACCTGGTCTCGTGCTTCAACTATCCTTCCGAGTTTTGTGGGACATACTATTGCAGTTCACGACGGAAGAAAGCATGTACCAGTATATGTGACTGAAGATATGGTTGGTCACAAGCTCGGCGAATTCGCTCCGACCCGTACATTTAAGGGCCATAATAAGAGCGATCAGGCTATGGCTAAGTAA
- the rplV gene encoding 50S ribosomal protein L22, with the protein MEVQAITRNIRISPRKVRIVVNLIRGKNVGEALAILRNTPKAASKVIEKTLRSAMANAENNNNMNIDNLYVSTTFVDAGPIMKRIHPRSRGQAFGIMKRTSTLTVKVSERN; encoded by the coding sequence ATGGAAGTTCAGGCAATAACTAGAAATATCCGCATTTCGCCTCGCAAGGTACGTATTGTAGTTAATTTGATTAGAGGAAAAAACGTAGGAGAAGCATTGGCAATCCTTCGTAATACACCGAAAGCTGCTTCTAAAGTTATTGAAAAGACTCTTAGAAGTGCTATGGCGAATGCCGAAAACAATAATAATATGAATATTGATAATCTGTATGTTTCAACTACTTTTGTAGATGCAGGCCCAATTATGAAGCGCATACATCCACGTTCTCGTGGACAGGCTTTCGGGATCATGAAACGTACCAGTACACTTACTGTAAAAGTTTCTGAAAGAAACTAA
- the rpsC gene encoding 30S ribosomal protein S3 → MGQKVNPHGMRVGVTCDWDSKWFAEKDFAAKLIEDTKIRQFLKKHLFIAGISKIGIKRAGNRIKLSIFTAKPGMVIGRGGAGIEDIKKALKPITTSEVDVDIVEIKSMDMSAILVAENIASQLEKRISFRRAVKQAVGRTMRAGAKGIKVAVSGRLGGAEIARSESYREGSIPLQTLRANIDYGVTTAHTTFGAIGVRVWIYKGELAPGEMVPENENTRDSKSRGNNQRDNNNRRGGRRGERRERKPRNQERSDS, encoded by the coding sequence TTGGGTCAGAAAGTAAATCCGCACGGAATGCGCGTAGGCGTAACCTGTGATTGGGATTCAAAGTGGTTTGCAGAAAAAGATTTTGCTGCAAAGCTAATTGAAGACACAAAGATTCGTCAGTTTTTGAAGAAACATCTCTTCATTGCTGGTATCTCCAAGATTGGTATTAAACGCGCAGGAAATCGTATTAAGCTGTCCATCTTTACAGCTAAACCAGGAATGGTTATTGGTCGTGGTGGTGCAGGTATTGAAGATATCAAGAAAGCTCTTAAACCAATTACTACTAGCGAAGTTGATGTTGATATCGTAGAAATTAAATCTATGGATATGAGTGCAATTCTTGTTGCTGAAAATATTGCTTCTCAGCTTGAAAAACGTATTAGCTTCCGCCGTGCTGTAAAACAAGCGGTGGGAAGAACTATGCGTGCAGGAGCAAAGGGAATTAAGGTTGCAGTTAGCGGTCGTCTTGGCGGAGCTGAAATTGCACGTAGCGAAAGCTATCGTGAAGGTTCCATTCCTTTACAGACACTTCGTGCTAACATTGACTATGGTGTAACAACCGCTCATACAACTTTTGGCGCTATCGGCGTTAGAGTTTGGATTTATAAGGGTGAACTTGCTCCGGGAGAAATGGTTCCGGAAAATGAAAATACTCGCGATAGTAAATCTCGTGGCAATAACCAACGTGATAACAATAATCGACGTGGTGGCCGTAGAGGTGAGCGCAGAGAACGTAAGCCGAGAAATCAGGAAAGGAGTGACTCCTAA
- the rplP gene encoding 50S ribosomal protein L16, with the protein MLIPKRTKFRKQFRGRMKGRAQKGNTVTYGEYGLVALEPAWITNRQIEAARIAMTRSTKRGGKVWIKIFPDKPVTSKPIGTRQGNGKGSVEYWVAVTKPGRVMFEMGGVPVEVAKEAMRLAGHKLPIKTKFVIKGQEVVGE; encoded by the coding sequence ATGTTAATTCCGAAACGTACAAAGTTCCGTAAACAGTTCCGTGGACGCATGAAAGGTAGAGCTCAAAAGGGCAATACTGTGACTTACGGTGAATACGGTTTGGTTGCGTTGGAACCGGCATGGATTACTAACCGCCAGATTGAAGCAGCTCGTATTGCAATGACTCGCTCCACTAAGCGTGGTGGCAAAGTTTGGATAAAAATATTCCCAGACAAGCCGGTTACATCTAAACCGATTGGCACTCGTCAGGGTAATGGTAAGGGTTCTGTAGAATATTGGGTAGCAGTTACAAAACCGGGCCGCGTAATGTTCGAAATGGGAGGAGTCCCTGTCGAAGTAGCGAAAGAAGCTATGCGTTTGGCTGGTCACAAGCTGCCGATTAAGACCAAGTTTGTAATTAAAGGTCAAGAAGTGGTAGGTGAATAA
- the rpmC gene encoding 50S ribosomal protein L29, whose amino-acid sequence MKVNEIRNLSTAELNEKIVSLREELFNLRFQLATGQLENPMRIREVRKTIARIKTVQREEELKAVHKA is encoded by the coding sequence ATGAAGGTGAATGAAATTCGTAACCTCTCCACTGCCGAATTGAATGAAAAGATCGTCAGCTTAAGGGAAGAACTGTTTAACCTCCGTTTTCAACTCGCTACAGGTCAGCTTGAAAATCCGATGCGTATTCGTGAAGTAAGAAAAACAATCGCTCGTATCAAGACTGTACAGCGTGAAGAAGAATTGAAGGCTGTCCACAAGGCATGA
- the rpsQ gene encoding 30S ribosomal protein S17, whose product MAEERRMRKVRQGIVVSDKMDKTVVVAIERKVPHKLYKKSINTTSKFKAHDENNECRIGDTVRIVETRPLSRDKRWRVEKIVARQN is encoded by the coding sequence GTGGCAGAAGAAAGAAGAATGCGCAAAGTGCGCCAGGGAATCGTTGTAAGTGACAAGATGGACAAAACTGTTGTTGTTGCTATTGAACGCAAGGTTCCACATAAGCTTTATAAAAAATCTATTAATACTACAAGTAAGTTTAAAGCGCATGACGAAAACAACGAATGCCGTATCGGCGATACCGTACGCATCGTAGAAACACGCCCGCTGTCTCGCGATAAGCGTTGGCGCGTCGAAAAAATCGTTGCCCGTCAGAATTAA
- the rplN gene encoding 50S ribosomal protein L14 — protein sequence MIQQESRLNVADNSGAKNVLVIKVLGGSFRKSGNIGDTVVVTVKDAAPGGVVKKGQVCKAVIVRTVSGMNRPDGSHIRFDENAVVLIKDDKSPIGTRIFGPVARELRDRDYMKIISLAPEVL from the coding sequence ATGATTCAGCAGGAAAGCAGACTCAACGTTGCAGACAATAGTGGAGCAAAAAATGTCCTTGTAATCAAGGTTTTAGGTGGCTCCTTCCGTAAGAGCGGAAATATTGGCGATACCGTTGTTGTTACCGTCAAAGATGCAGCGCCTGGTGGCGTTGTTAAGAAGGGTCAGGTATGCAAGGCAGTCATCGTTCGTACAGTGAGTGGAATGAACCGTCCGGATGGCTCTCATATTCGTTTTGATGAAAACGCTGTTGTTCTGATTAAGGATGACAAGAGTCCTATCGGCACTCGTATTTTCGGACCAGTAGCAAGAGAACTTCGTGATAGAGATTACATGAAGATCATTTCTCTGGCACCGGAAGTGCTCTAA
- the rplX gene encoding 50S ribosomal protein L24 has translation MSQKLHVKTGDTVVVISGKDKGKQGVIKACEPKKSRVVVEGVNVVKRHTKPSQANPQGGIIEKEAPIHVSKVMILDPESKKPTRIKMVKQADGSFVRAAVKSGAVLDKVK, from the coding sequence ATGAGTCAGAAATTACATGTAAAAACTGGAGATACTGTGGTAGTTATTTCTGGTAAAGATAAAGGCAAGCAGGGAGTAATCAAGGCTTGCGAACCAAAAAAGAGTCGCGTAGTCGTTGAAGGCGTTAATGTTGTTAAAAGACATACTAAGCCAAGCCAGGCTAACCCACAAGGCGGCATTATTGAAAAGGAAGCTCCAATTCATGTATCTAAAGTTATGATTTTGGATCCGGAAAGCAAGAAGCCGACTCGTATTAAGATGGTAAAACAGGCCGATGGCTCTTTTGTTAGAGCTGCTGTTAAGAGTGGCGCTGTTTTAGATAAAGTTAAATAA
- the rplE gene encoding 50S ribosomal protein L5 — protein MSRLHDLYNKQIRSELQEKFAYNNVMEIPKLEKIVINIGVGEATENAKTVDAAASDLEAIAGQKPIICKAKKSLASWKIREGMPLGCKVTLRGERMYEFLDRLINIALPRVRDFRGISSTSFDGRGNYAFGVKEQLLFPEIDFEKIDRVRGMDIIVVTTAKTDEEARELLTKFGMPFKK, from the coding sequence GTGTCCAGATTACACGATTTGTATAATAAGCAGATCAGAAGTGAACTGCAGGAAAAATTTGCATATAATAATGTAATGGAAATTCCGAAGTTGGAAAAGATTGTTATTAACATCGGCGTAGGCGAAGCAACTGAAAATGCGAAGACTGTTGATGCAGCAGCATCTGACTTGGAAGCTATTGCTGGGCAGAAGCCTATTATTTGTAAGGCTAAGAAGTCTTTGGCATCCTGGAAGATTCGTGAAGGTATGCCGCTAGGCTGCAAGGTCACTCTCAGAGGAGAAAGAATGTACGAATTCCTTGATCGTCTGATTAATATCGCACTTCCCCGCGTCCGCGACTTCCGTGGTATTAGCTCTACAAGCTTTGATGGCAGAGGTAATTATGCTTTTGGTGTTAAAGAACAGCTGCTTTTCCCGGAAATTGATTTTGAAAAAATTGATAGAGTACGCGGAATGGATATCATTGTAGTGACTACGGCTAAGACCGACGAAGAAGCAAGAGAACTCTTGACTAAGTTTGGTATGCCGTTCAAAAAATAA
- the rpsN gene encoding 30S ribosomal protein S14 → MAKKSMLEREKKRELAVQKYAAKRKALKEAGDYEALSKLPRNASPTRLHNRCKLTGRPHGYLRKFGVCRNQFRELAYRGEIPGVRKASW, encoded by the coding sequence ATGGCAAAGAAGTCTATGTTGGAACGTGAGAAAAAGAGAGAACTCGCGGTTCAGAAATACGCAGCTAAGCGTAAGGCCCTTAAAGAAGCCGGCGATTATGAAGCTCTTAGCAAGCTTCCTCGCAATGCATCCCCGACACGTCTTCATAACCGTTGTAAGTTGACAGGTCGTCCACATGGTTATTTACGCAAGTTCGGTGTTTGCCGAAATCAGTTCCGTGAACTGGCTTACCGCGGAGAGATTCCGGGCGTAAGAAAAGCCAGCTGGTAA
- the rpsH gene encoding 30S ribosomal protein S8 gives MITTDPIADMLTRIRNANDAYHAKVDMPASRIKAAVLEILKSEGFIKDVEKVEEDNHQLLRVTLKYGANREKVIKGLKRISKPGLRAYAGKEELPKVLGGLGIAVISTSKGIMTDKAARKAGLGGEVLAYVW, from the coding sequence ATGATCACAACCGATCCGATTGCGGATATGCTCACACGTATTCGTAATGCGAACGATGCATATCATGCTAAAGTAGATATGCCCGCTTCTAGAATTAAAGCCGCTGTGCTGGAAATCTTGAAGAGTGAAGGTTTTATTAAAGACGTAGAAAAGGTTGAAGAAGATAATCATCAACTTTTACGTGTTACTTTAAAGTATGGTGCTAACCGTGAAAAGGTTATTAAAGGACTTAAGAGAATCTCTAAACCGGGATTAAGAGCTTACGCAGGTAAGGAAGAACTCCCGAAGGTTCTTGGTGGTCTTGGAATCGCTGTTATTTCCACATCTAAAGGGATTATGACAGACAAGGCTGCTCGTAAAGCAGGTCTTGGTGGCGAAGTTCTCGCTTATGTCTGGTAA
- the rplF gene encoding 50S ribosomal protein L6 has product MSRIGNKPIAVPAGVEVKIDGHLVTVKGPKGTLTREFHKDINIAMENNELVITRPNDSNKIRALHGLTRALLNNMVVGVHTGFEKKLEINGVGYNAKMQGQNLHLSLGFSHPVVVTPPEGVTIATPSTIEIIVSGVDKQKVGQTAAEIRGWREPEPYKGKGIRYSGEHVRRKAGKTGAK; this is encoded by the coding sequence ATGTCAAGAATAGGCAATAAACCGATTGCGGTACCGGCAGGCGTTGAAGTGAAAATTGATGGCCACTTGGTAACCGTAAAGGGTCCAAAGGGTACACTTACTCGTGAATTCCATAAAGATATAAATATTGCTATGGAAAATAATGAACTTGTAATTACCCGTCCAAATGATAGTAATAAGATTCGTGCACTTCATGGTTTGACACGTGCACTGCTTAATAATATGGTGGTTGGTGTACATACCGGGTTTGAAAAGAAGCTTGAAATCAATGGTGTTGGTTATAATGCTAAGATGCAGGGACAAAACTTGCACTTATCACTTGGTTTCTCTCATCCGGTAGTTGTTACTCCACCGGAAGGTGTTACTATTGCGACACCATCTACTATTGAAATTATTGTATCCGGTGTAGATAAACAAAAGGTTGGTCAGACTGCGGCTGAAATTCGTGGCTGGCGTGAACCAGAACCATATAAGGGCAAGGGTATTCGTTATTCCGGGGAACATGTCCGCCGTAAGGCAGGCAAGACCGGCGCAAAGTAA
- the rplR gene encoding 50S ribosomal protein L18, which produces MRKNERRSAVVRRHLRLRKNISGTAQRPRLNVFRSLSNIYAQIIDDEAKVTLVSASTLDKEIKGTFPNGGNVAAAAEVGKVVAKRALEKGIDTVVFDRGGHIYHGRVKALAEGAREAGLKF; this is translated from the coding sequence ATGCGTAAAAATGAAAGAAGAAGCGCAGTGGTTCGTCGCCATCTGCGTCTTCGTAAGAACATCTCCGGTACTGCACAGCGTCCGCGTCTCAATGTTTTCCGCAGCTTAAGTAATATTTACGCTCAGATTATTGATGACGAAGCTAAGGTTACGCTTGTATCTGCAAGTACTTTGGATAAAGAAATTAAAGGCACATTCCCGAATGGTGGTAATGTAGCAGCTGCTGCAGAAGTAGGTAAAGTTGTTGCTAAGAGAGCACTTGAAAAGGGAATTGATACCGTCGTATTCGACCGCGGCGGCCATATTTATCACGGCAGAGTTAAAGCACTTGCTGAAGGTGCTCGTGAAGCCGGCCTGAAATTTTAA
- the rpsE gene encoding 30S ribosomal protein S5 produces the protein MARFEKQESDLQENVVFINRVAKTVKGGRRASFAAVVVVGDGKGRVGAGIGKSAEVPDAIRKGVEDAKKNMITVSIKNGTIPHSITGEYGAGRVFMKPAAEGCGVIAGGPIRSVLALAGIRDILTKSLGSSNPINMVRATLDGLARLENVEHVAALRGKSVDEIYN, from the coding sequence ATGGCAAGATTTGAAAAACAGGAATCCGATTTGCAAGAAAACGTTGTTTTCATCAATAGGGTTGCTAAAACTGTTAAGGGCGGTCGTCGCGCATCCTTTGCTGCTGTCGTCGTTGTAGGCGACGGAAAGGGTAGAGTTGGAGCTGGAATCGGCAAGTCTGCTGAAGTTCCGGATGCTATCCGTAAGGGCGTTGAAGACGCTAAGAAAAATATGATTACTGTTTCTATTAAAAATGGAACAATTCCGCACTCCATTACTGGTGAATATGGTGCAGGTCGTGTATTCATGAAGCCAGCTGCTGAAGGTTGCGGTGTTATTGCTGGCGGTCCAATTCGTTCTGTACTTGCACTTGCAGGCATTCGTGATATTTTAACTAAGTCTTTGGGTTCTAGCAATCCAATCAATATGGTTAGAGCTACTTTAGACGGTCTTGCTAGACTTGAAAATGTAGAACACGTTGCAGCACTTCGTGGCAAGTCTGTTGATGAAATTTATAATTAA
- the rpmD gene encoding 50S ribosomal protein L30 has protein sequence MSKVTITLKKSVIGSKPDQVATVKALGLKKTNSSVEQELTPQIKGMLHKVRHLVEVKEN, from the coding sequence ATGAGTAAGGTTACAATTACATTGAAAAAGAGTGTGATCGGCTCCAAACCTGATCAGGTTGCTACTGTAAAGGCTCTTGGACTCAAGAAGACAAACTCTTCTGTTGAACAGGAACTGACACCCCAGATTAAAGGTATGCTTCATAAAGTACGCCATCTGGTAGAAGTTAAAGAAAACTAA
- the rplO gene encoding 50S ribosomal protein L15 yields the protein MKLHELKPAEGSRRPRRRVGRGIGSGMGKTATRGTKGQWSRTGGGTRPGFEGGQMPLYRRLPKRGFKNIFAKKYAEVNVEQLNCFDNGAVVDPAALIEAGILKNVLEGVRVLGNGELTKSLTVVAQGFTKSAQQKIEAAGGKAEVI from the coding sequence ATGAAACTGCATGAACTTAAACCGGCAGAAGGCTCTAGAAGACCTAGACGCCGTGTAGGCCGTGGTATCGGTTCTGGGATGGGTAAGACAGCAACTCGCGGTACTAAAGGTCAGTGGTCTAGAACCGGTGGCGGCACACGCCCGGGGTTTGAAGGTGGTCAGATGCCACTGTATCGCAGACTTCCAAAACGCGGATTCAAAAATATTTTTGCTAAGAAATATGCAGAAGTTAATGTTGAACAGCTTAATTGCTTTGATAATGGTGCAGTAGTTGATCCTGCAGCATTGATTGAAGCGGGCATTCTTAAGAATGTTTTAGAAGGTGTTCGCGTACTTGGAAATGGTGAATTGACAAAGTCTTTGACGGTTGTCGCTCAAGGATTTACCAAGTCTGCACAGCAGAAAATCGAAGCAGCAGGTGGAAAAGCTGAGGTGATCTAA
- the secY gene encoding preprotein translocase subunit SecY: protein MGNFFANLFANKELKDRIVYTFIMFIIFRLGVHIPVPGVNASVIESIFTSGNLFGFLDLFSGGALSKFSIFAMSITPYINAQIIMQMLVAVIPALEELRKDGQEGFKKIQKITRYGTIFLGFVQAFGISYGLRANNALVDNSWLFLFVVCIVLTAGTCLLMWIGERITEHGIGNGISLIIFCGIVARFPEAMQTIVEYLQVGTITPLQALLFGLIALAMIAVVIEVNEGQRRIPVQYAKRVIGRKMYGGHNTFLPLKVNQAGVIPIIFASSILMLPVTLAQFIHVEWVQNVAKFFSWGTWANTVLYAILIVMFTYFYTAITVNVKDLSDNMKKYGGFIPGIRPGEPTMRYVDKVLTRITFTGSIFLAFIAILPNFIGNITNIQGVYFGGTALLIIVGVALDTMRQAQSLMVTRNYQGFIK, encoded by the coding sequence ATGGGGAATTTTTTTGCAAATCTTTTTGCTAATAAAGAACTCAAAGATCGCATTGTTTACACCTTTATAATGTTTATTATCTTCCGGTTAGGGGTTCATATCCCTGTACCGGGGGTAAATGCTTCGGTAATTGAAAGTATATTTACATCAGGAAACCTATTTGGGTTTCTTGACTTATTCTCAGGTGGCGCATTAAGTAAATTTTCTATATTTGCGATGAGTATTACCCCATACATTAATGCACAAATTATTATGCAAATGCTTGTGGCGGTAATTCCCGCACTTGAAGAATTGCGTAAAGATGGTCAGGAAGGCTTTAAGAAAATACAAAAGATTACTCGTTATGGAACTATTTTTCTTGGATTTGTCCAAGCATTTGGTATTTCATATGGTCTTCGTGCAAACAATGCACTGGTAGATAATAGCTGGTTGTTTTTATTTGTTGTTTGTATTGTTCTTACTGCTGGAACTTGCTTATTAATGTGGATTGGTGAAAGAATCACTGAACATGGTATTGGCAATGGAATCTCACTGATTATTTTTTGCGGTATAGTTGCTCGCTTTCCTGAAGCGATGCAAACCATTGTTGAATATCTGCAAGTAGGAACAATTACTCCACTGCAAGCTTTGTTGTTTGGATTAATTGCATTGGCTATGATTGCTGTTGTTATTGAAGTTAATGAAGGGCAGCGTCGTATTCCGGTTCAATATGCGAAGAGAGTAATTGGACGTAAAATGTATGGCGGACATAATACCTTTTTACCTTTAAAGGTTAATCAGGCAGGTGTTATTCCTATTATTTTCGCCTCATCTATTTTGATGCTTCCGGTTACATTAGCACAATTTATCCATGTGGAATGGGTTCAAAATGTAGCTAAATTCTTTAGTTGGGGAACATGGGCAAATACCGTACTATATGCAATATTGATTGTAATGTTTACCTATTTTTATACAGCAATTACGGTAAATGTTAAAGATTTGTCAGATAATATGAAAAAGTATGGTGGATTTATTCCGGGAATTAGACCGGGTGAACCGACTATGCGGTATGTAGATAAAGTATTAACAAGAATTACCTTTACAGGTTCTATTTTTCTGGCATTCATAGCGATACTTCCTAATTTTATTGGGAATATTACAAATATCCAAGGCGTATACTTTGGGGGAACGGCGTTACTCATCATTGTAGGCGTTGCATTGGATACAATGCGTCAGGCACAGTCTCTGATGGTGACACGTAACTATCAAGGCTTTATTAAATAA
- a CDS encoding adenylate kinase, producing the protein MYILLMGPPGAGKGTQAERLIREYGIPQISTGDMFRAAVKSGTPLGKEAKSYMDKGALVPDSVTVGIVKERLAQEDCKDGWILDGFPRTTAQAASLDSILHEMGISLTAVLGINANREDLIKRVSGRLVCRKCSASFHRDFRPPKQQGVCDNCGGELYQRADDNEKTIRSRLAVYDEQTKPLIDYYKMSGRYVDIDGDQSMDEVFSDIKGSLAKAKK; encoded by the coding sequence ATGTATATCTTATTAATGGGACCTCCTGGTGCTGGGAAAGGTACACAGGCGGAACGATTGATCCGTGAATACGGTATCCCTCAGATTTCTACTGGTGATATGTTTAGAGCAGCAGTGAAGTCAGGAACACCTCTTGGTAAAGAAGCCAAAAGTTATATGGATAAGGGGGCATTGGTACCGGACAGTGTTACTGTTGGTATCGTTAAAGAAAGACTTGCTCAGGAAGATTGTAAAGATGGTTGGATTTTGGATGGATTTCCTCGTACAACAGCGCAAGCAGCCTCTTTAGATTCTATTCTTCATGAAATGGGAATTTCTTTAACCGCGGTATTGGGAATTAATGCCAATCGTGAAGATCTCATTAAGAGGGTAAGTGGTAGACTTGTATGTCGCAAGTGTAGTGCTTCCTTCCATAGAGATTTCCGTCCTCCGAAACAGCAGGGAGTTTGTGATAATTGTGGGGGAGAACTTTATCAGCGTGCTGATGATAATGAAAAAACTATTCGGTCCAGATTGGCTGTATATGATGAGCAAACAAAACCGTTGATTGATTATTATAAGATGAGCGGACGTTATGTTGACATTGATGGAGACCAGTCTATGGATGAAGTTTTTTCTGATATTAAAGGTTCTCTTGCAAAGGCGAAAAAATGA
- the map gene encoding type I methionyl aminopeptidase, whose protein sequence is MINIRTPEEIEKIARAGKLTADTLSFLAKNIKPGISTLEIDKMAEEYIRNHGGIPSEKGYYGYPASICTSVNEVVVHGIPSARKILKKGDIISLDLVVELDGYMGDSCITVPVGHCNKKMAQLLKATEDSLYAGIKQAVVGNHVGDIGYAVECAIKPYGYGILRDYVGHGIGTEMHEDPEVPNYGEPGHGPRLEEGMVICIEPMITMGSEETYTLRDGWSVVTVDGLPSAHMEHTIAITKDGPRILTMRS, encoded by the coding sequence ATGATTAATATTCGTACGCCTGAAGAAATAGAAAAGATTGCTCGTGCAGGAAAACTTACTGCTGACACTCTTTCTTTTCTTGCTAAAAATATAAAACCGGGGATTAGTACTCTGGAGATAGATAAAATGGCGGAAGAGTACATTAGAAATCATGGTGGTATCCCAAGTGAAAAAGGCTATTATGGTTATCCCGCTTCTATTTGTACATCTGTAAATGAAGTGGTTGTACATGGTATTCCGTCAGCTCGCAAAATCCTAAAGAAAGGTGATATTATTTCCCTTGATCTTGTGGTAGAATTAGATGGTTATATGGGAGATTCTTGTATCACTGTTCCTGTAGGACATTGCAATAAAAAGATGGCTCAACTTTTAAAGGCTACAGAAGACTCTTTATATGCAGGCATAAAACAAGCAGTAGTGGGTAATCACGTTGGTGATATTGGCTACGCTGTAGAATGTGCTATTAAGCCGTATGGATATGGAATCCTTCGAGACTATGTAGGACATGGTATCGGTACGGAAATGCATGAAGATCCAGAAGTACCAAATTATGGAGAACCAGGACATGGACCGCGTTTAGAAGAAGGTATGGTTATTTGCATTGAGCCGATGATTACCATGGGCAGTGAAGAAACTTATACTTTGCGTGATGGATGGAGCGTAGTAACTGTTGATGGATTACCGTCAGCACATATGGAACATACCATTGCTATTACTAAAGACGGCCCACGAATTCTGACTATGCGGTCATAA
- the infA gene encoding translation initiation factor IF-1: MSKEDVIEVEGLVVEKLPNAMFRVKLENGHIVLAHISGKMRMNFIRILPGDRVTLELTAYDLDHGRITYRFK, translated from the coding sequence ATGAGCAAGGAAGACGTCATTGAAGTGGAAGGTTTGGTTGTTGAAAAATTACCAAATGCAATGTTCCGCGTCAAATTGGAAAATGGTCATATCGTATTGGCGCATATTTCCGGCAAGATGCGTATGAATTTCATTCGTATATTGCCTGGGGACCGGGTGACCCTGGAACTGACCGCCTATGATTTGGACCATGGTAGAATTACTTACCGCTTCAAATAA
- the rpmJ gene encoding 50S ribosomal protein L36, with translation MKVRPSVKKMCDKCKIIKRKGRVMVICENPKHKQRQG, from the coding sequence ATGAAGGTCAGACCATCCGTTAAGAAGATGTGTGACAAGTGTAAGATCATCAAACGCAAAGGTCGCGTTATGGTCATTTGTGAAAATCCGAAACATAAGCAGAGACAAGGTTAA
- the rpsM gene encoding 30S ribosomal protein S13 yields the protein MARIAGVDLPRDKRVEIGLTYIYGIGLTLSKEILSKAGINPDVRVKDLTEDDVANIRNVLAEYKVEGDLRREVSLNIKRLVEIGSYRGNRHRQGLPTRGQRTKTNARTRKGPRKTIAGKKLATKK from the coding sequence ATGGCACGTATAGCTGGTGTAGACTTACCAAGAGATAAGCGCGTTGAGATCGGCTTGACTTATATTTATGGAATAGGCCTTACTCTTTCCAAAGAAATTTTGAGCAAAGCTGGTATTAATCCAGATGTTCGCGTAAAAGATTTAACAGAAGATGATGTTGCTAATATCCGCAATGTATTGGCTGAATATAAGGTCGAAGGTGATCTTCGTAGAGAAGTATCCCTCAACATTAAACGTTTAGTTGAAATTGGTTCTTACAGAGGAAACCGTCATCGTCAAGGTTTGCCAACTCGTGGACAGCGTACAAAGACAAATGCTCGTACACGTAAAGGTCCAAGAAAGACCATTGCAGGCAAGAAGCTTGCTACTAAGAAATAA